One window from the genome of Equus quagga isolate Etosha38 chromosome 6, UCLA_HA_Equagga_1.0, whole genome shotgun sequence encodes:
- the TMEM252 gene encoding transmembrane protein 252, protein MQNRNRLVLCALALLTGFLMICLGAIFISSGSTLDCPGNLILPLGFVILLSGIFWSTYRQASESKGVFNHVLRQHLAHGALPLATVDRPDFYPPAYEESLHAEKQTCPAEGEASNVPPPLYTGMGLEFEDENDAHPEAPPSYEESVADREAAARPSQDAERQSPEC, encoded by the exons ATGCAGAACAGAAATCGTCTGGTTCTCTGTGCCCTTGCCCTCCTGACGGGCTTCCTGATGATCTGCCTGGGGGCCATCTTCATTTCCTCAGGCTCGACACTTGACTGTCCTGGGAACCTGATCCTGCCTCTTGGCTTTGTGATCCTTCTGAGTGGAATTTTCTGGAGCACCTACCGCCAGGCGAGTGAAAGCAAAGGGGTATTCAACCATGTGCTCAGACAACACCTTGCTCATGGGGCCCTGCCCCTGGCCACAGTGGACAG GCCAGATTTTTACCCTCCTGCTTATGAAGAGAGCCTTCATGCCGAAAAGCAAACCTGTCCTGCAGAGGGAGAGGCCTCGAATGTTCCTCCACCTCTGTACACAGGGATGGGCCTTGAATTTGAGGATGAAAATGATGCCCACCCAGAGGCTCCACCGTCCTATGAAGAGTCTGTAGCAGACAGGGAGGCAGCAGCAAGGCCATCTCAGGATGCTGAGAGGCAAAGCCCGGAGTGCTGA